Proteins encoded within one genomic window of Halocatena marina:
- a CDS encoding MaoC family dehydratase N-terminal domain-containing protein produces MTEQHEHLQERIGETHTTVQGLVVEAGKVAEFARAVSDDNPIHYDPEAAKSRGFDSVPAPLTFTRTGVFPRYRTGAELDLGFRPAYVLHGEHSYEYERPLLVGDVVSGETTLVDVYEREGSRGGTMTFAEVETVYRDRSDERVLAERATVIETDGAVTESSTDRTPHGDHDDGHRLSDTDHSLESQSSEQIERATLPDSLVTETTAPDPARMGTLEVGDTAPTVTVGPLRRHDFVRYAGSSGDFNPIHYDEPYAQAAGNPSVFGQGMFTAGIAAHMVADWFGLDAVKMFSIRFQSQTWSGDTITANAEVTSVNMDDGDEYVEADLHVVRADGERVLTGQATAVLPE; encoded by the coding sequence GTGACAGAACAGCATGAGCATCTCCAGGAACGGATCGGTGAAACACACACGACTGTTCAGGGTCTCGTTGTCGAAGCGGGAAAGGTCGCGGAGTTCGCTCGGGCCGTTTCCGACGATAATCCCATTCACTACGATCCAGAAGCTGCGAAATCACGTGGATTCGATAGTGTACCTGCACCACTGACGTTCACCCGAACGGGAGTGTTTCCTCGCTACCGTACTGGTGCGGAACTCGATCTGGGGTTCCGACCAGCGTATGTACTCCACGGCGAGCACAGCTACGAGTACGAACGTCCGCTCCTTGTCGGAGACGTTGTGAGTGGCGAGACGACGCTCGTTGATGTCTACGAGCGTGAAGGCAGCCGTGGTGGGACAATGACGTTCGCTGAAGTCGAAACTGTCTACCGTGATCGTTCCGATGAGCGAGTGCTCGCTGAGCGTGCGACAGTCATCGAAACTGACGGCGCTGTCACGGAATCGAGTACCGACCGTACTCCTCATGGAGATCACGATGATGGGCACAGATTATCTGACACCGACCATTCACTAGAATCACAAAGCAGCGAACAGATCGAACGAGCGACTTTGCCAGACAGTTTGGTCACAGAGACGACAGCTCCCGATCCAGCTCGGATGGGCACACTCGAAGTGGGAGACACAGCTCCGACGGTGACTGTCGGTCCGCTCAGACGGCATGATTTCGTTCGGTATGCTGGTTCGAGTGGAGATTTCAATCCGATTCACTACGACGAACCATACGCGCAGGCCGCGGGGAATCCAAGCGTATTCGGACAAGGAATGTTCACCGCGGGGATCGCGGCTCACATGGTGGCCGACTGGTTCGGGTTAGATGCTGTGAAAATGTTCTCGATCCGGTTTCAGTCACAGACATGGTCAGGAGACACGATTACCGCGAATGCCGAAGTGACGAGTGTCAATATGGATGATGGTGATGAGTACGTTGAGGCTGATCTGCACGTCGTGCGCGCAGATGGTGAACGAGTGCTCACAGGGCAGGCGACAGCCGTTCTGCCAGAGTAG
- a CDS encoding ribonucleoside-diphosphate reductase subunit alpha: MSQQTTTTDDIRSILDRARTGYEANCSGDEYETLITEIERNLYDGASTDEVYQAILQTLTARVEREPAFKRIAAAVFLQRYYREVIGEDLTGFELDREYRATFVTNLERAVEISILDERLIEQFDIEDLAAYLELDRDTQFEYMALETLYQRYFLKTEQNGTHLELPQAFWMRVAMGIALEEDEPQRRAKEFYDVLSKRAFTPSTPTLFHSGSTHPQLSSCYLTTVQDDLEHIFDSYKHHALLSKWSGGLGNDWTNLRAAGALIESTGVESTGIVPFLRISNDVTAAINRSGKRRGAACAYLACWHLDFPAFVDLKRNTGDERRRTPDMNTAAWIPDLFMKRVESGEEWTLFSPDEVPDLHELSGEAFEERYREYEQQAESGALRQYERVDAESLWRTMLTRLFETGHPWLTFKDPCNVRSPQDHAGTIHSSNLCTEITLNTSEDEHAVCNLGSVNFATHVSNGELDRDRLAETIETAMRMLDNVIDRCFYPTDEADHSNTQHRPVGLGTMGFHDALMELEIPMDSETAIETSNRWQEFVSYHAILNSSKLAAERGPYPSYEGSKWDRGLLPQDTVDRLEEARGRDIPTDREETLDWFIVREHVEEHGMRNSNTMAIAPTATVSTINGTTPSIEPVYSNLYVKSNMSGDFTIINDHLVADLKERGLWNDEMVDRIKYHDGSVQEIDAVPDELKALYRGAFEIDPRQQLQLTAHRQTWIDQSVSHNVFFPSTDGSLLDDVYKTAWQLGLKTTYYLRTLGASQIEKSTLDMAEYGKTQHRNESSKERKSDGGQPTDDDSELCRVEDSTCEACQ, from the coding sequence ATGAGTCAACAGACAACAACAACCGACGACATCCGGTCGATTCTCGACCGTGCACGCACAGGCTACGAAGCGAACTGCTCCGGAGACGAGTACGAGACACTCATCACCGAAATTGAACGCAATCTCTATGATGGGGCATCGACTGATGAGGTGTATCAGGCTATCCTACAGACGCTCACCGCACGCGTTGAGCGCGAACCCGCGTTCAAACGAATCGCGGCAGCTGTCTTCCTGCAACGGTACTACCGCGAAGTAATCGGTGAAGATCTGACAGGGTTCGAGTTGGATCGAGAGTATCGCGCGACCTTTGTCACCAATCTCGAACGGGCTGTCGAAATTTCGATTCTCGACGAACGGTTGATCGAGCAGTTCGACATCGAAGATCTCGCAGCGTATCTCGAATTGGATCGGGATACGCAGTTCGAGTACATGGCACTTGAGACGCTTTATCAACGGTATTTTCTCAAGACCGAACAGAATGGAACGCATCTCGAACTCCCACAGGCGTTTTGGATGCGCGTTGCGATGGGAATCGCACTCGAAGAGGACGAGCCACAACGACGGGCAAAGGAGTTCTACGACGTGCTCTCGAAGCGAGCGTTCACGCCTTCGACGCCGACGCTCTTTCATAGTGGATCGACCCACCCTCAGCTCTCCTCGTGTTATCTAACAACAGTACAGGACGACTTAGAACACATTTTCGACTCGTACAAGCACCACGCGCTCCTTTCAAAATGGAGTGGCGGCCTCGGGAACGATTGGACAAACCTGCGTGCTGCGGGTGCGCTCATCGAGTCGACGGGTGTCGAATCGACGGGCATTGTGCCGTTCCTCCGAATCAGCAACGACGTTACGGCTGCGATCAATCGATCGGGGAAACGCCGTGGGGCAGCCTGTGCTTACCTCGCGTGCTGGCATCTCGACTTTCCTGCGTTTGTGGATCTAAAGCGGAACACCGGCGATGAGCGCCGTCGGACACCGGATATGAATACGGCAGCGTGGATTCCGGATCTCTTCATGAAGCGCGTTGAAAGCGGTGAGGAGTGGACGCTGTTCAGCCCGGACGAAGTCCCAGATCTCCACGAACTGTCGGGAGAAGCGTTCGAAGAGCGGTACCGTGAGTACGAGCAACAAGCGGAGAGCGGAGCGCTCAGACAGTACGAGCGTGTCGACGCTGAGAGTCTCTGGCGGACGATGCTCACTCGGCTGTTCGAGACGGGTCATCCGTGGCTAACGTTCAAAGATCCGTGCAACGTCCGCTCGCCACAGGATCACGCCGGAACGATACACTCCTCGAATCTCTGCACAGAGATCACGCTCAACACGAGCGAGGACGAACACGCGGTCTGTAACCTCGGGAGCGTTAACTTTGCAACACACGTTTCGAATGGCGAACTCGACCGGGACCGTCTCGCTGAGACCATCGAGACAGCGATGCGGATGCTGGATAACGTCATTGACCGCTGTTTTTACCCGACCGACGAGGCCGATCACTCGAATACACAGCACAGACCGGTTGGTTTGGGGACAATGGGCTTTCACGATGCACTGATGGAACTGGAGATCCCGATGGATTCGGAGACAGCAATCGAAACGTCCAATCGCTGGCAGGAGTTCGTCTCGTATCACGCGATTCTCAACTCCTCGAAACTCGCGGCCGAGCGGGGGCCCTATCCATCATATGAGGGATCGAAGTGGGATCGCGGACTGCTCCCACAGGACACCGTCGATCGCCTCGAAGAAGCGCGTGGACGCGACATTCCGACCGATCGTGAGGAAACACTGGACTGGTTCATCGTCCGCGAACACGTCGAAGAACACGGAATGCGAAATTCCAACACGATGGCGATTGCACCGACAGCCACTGTCTCCACAATCAACGGAACGACCCCGTCGATCGAACCGGTGTATTCGAACCTCTACGTGAAGTCGAATATGTCGGGTGATTTCACGATTATCAACGACCACCTCGTTGCGGATCTGAAAGAGCGTGGGCTTTGGAACGACGAGATGGTCGATCGGATCAAATATCACGACGGGTCCGTTCAAGAGATCGATGCCGTTCCGGACGAACTGAAAGCGCTGTACCGCGGTGCATTCGAAATCGATCCTCGACAACAGCTACAACTGACCGCACATCGACAGACGTGGATCGATCAGTCGGTCTCACATAACGTCTTTTTCCCGTCCACGGATGGTTCACTGCTCGACGATGTCTACAAGACCGCGTGGCAACTGGGGCTGAAGACGACGTACTACCTCCGAACGCTTGGGGCGTCCCAGATCGAGAAATCCACACTGGACATGGCCGAGTACGGCAAGACCCAACATCGAAACGAGTCGTCGAAAGAGCGTAAATCCGACGGTGGACAGCCCACTGATGACGACAGTGAACTCTGCAGAGTGGAAGATTCGACGTGTGAGGCCTGTCAGTAG
- the nrdR gene encoding transcriptional regulator NrdR, with the protein MDCPDCGNDRTRVIDTGTSTDGMSVRRRRECQRCSFRFTTYERPEWNSLQVKKRDGRIESFSREKLRAGVERAVEKRQVTEKAVTDVVDTIESELQDHETCIVPSRLIGELASEKLRDLDQVAYIRFVSVYKAFSEPEEFLRELDAVLDAELDDFGRSTPQNLSDNL; encoded by the coding sequence ATGGACTGCCCGGACTGTGGGAACGATCGTACACGCGTTATCGATACCGGAACGAGCACCGACGGGATGTCGGTGCGACGGCGTCGTGAGTGTCAGCGTTGTTCGTTCCGATTTACAACGTACGAACGACCGGAATGGAACTCACTTCAGGTCAAAAAGCGCGATGGACGTATCGAATCGTTTAGCCGTGAGAAGCTTCGTGCAGGGGTCGAGCGAGCCGTCGAGAAGCGGCAGGTGACCGAAAAGGCAGTGACGGATGTAGTGGATACAATCGAATCCGAGCTTCAGGATCACGAGACGTGTATTGTCCCGTCTCGTTTAATTGGAGAACTAGCATCCGAAAAACTGCGCGACTTAGATCAGGTCGCGTATATTCGATTCGTCTCAGTCTACAAGGCCTTCTCCGAACCAGAGGAATTCCTGCGCGAACTCGATGCGGTTCTCGATGCCGAACTTGACGACTTCGGGCGTTCCACTCCCCAGAATCTCTCAGATAATCTATGA
- a CDS encoding acyl-CoA dehydrogenase family protein — protein sequence MDFSEPEEATQIKRALDDFIEQEVTPLENKHPEFLGEDYERHIVDEDNYQVPAYRDVIEQIRKKSAEAGFYAMGMPEAVGGGGIDVLTQSIVTEYLSNRPPGFHTAITSGAGGPTPILLACDDAQREAYLNPLMDGDITTCFALTEPAHGSDPQYMDATAEKDGDEWVINANKYWISNGPYADFAMVFARTSGEDGEYEGISCFLVDRDNPGYEVAKVHRTMGLTPGAQAELRFDDCRVGEDKVLGEIDRGFQTAMNWIGAGRIKIAASAVGSSQYLLDLATDYARDRETFGKPIGHRQGVSFQLADLATDIEQVRQLYRYAAWKIDSGKRARKEESMAKLRGAQLNNDAADVAMQVYGGAGFMKDTPIERQYRSARVLRIFEGTDEIQKRTIARELI from the coding sequence ATGGATTTCAGCGAACCGGAAGAAGCCACACAGATTAAACGCGCACTCGATGATTTCATCGAACAGGAAGTAACACCGCTCGAAAACAAACATCCAGAATTTCTCGGCGAAGACTACGAACGCCACATTGTTGACGAGGACAACTATCAAGTCCCAGCGTACCGCGACGTTATCGAACAGATCCGAAAAAAGAGTGCTGAGGCGGGCTTTTACGCGATGGGAATGCCTGAAGCGGTTGGTGGTGGAGGGATCGATGTTCTTACCCAATCAATCGTCACAGAATATCTCTCGAACCGCCCACCGGGATTTCACACAGCCATAACCAGTGGTGCGGGTGGGCCAACACCAATCCTGCTCGCGTGTGACGACGCCCAACGAGAAGCGTATCTCAATCCGCTGATGGACGGCGATATCACAACCTGTTTCGCACTCACTGAACCAGCTCACGGAAGCGATCCCCAATACATGGATGCGACAGCCGAGAAAGATGGTGATGAGTGGGTGATCAACGCCAACAAGTACTGGATCTCGAACGGACCGTACGCCGATTTTGCGATGGTGTTTGCGCGTACGTCCGGCGAAGACGGTGAGTACGAGGGAATCAGCTGTTTTCTCGTTGACCGCGACAATCCGGGATACGAAGTAGCGAAGGTCCACCGGACGATGGGCCTTACCCCTGGTGCACAGGCAGAACTGCGTTTTGATGACTGTCGCGTCGGCGAAGACAAGGTCTTGGGAGAAATCGATCGTGGCTTCCAGACCGCGATGAACTGGATCGGTGCCGGACGTATCAAGATCGCTGCGAGTGCTGTCGGTAGTTCTCAGTACTTACTCGATCTCGCAACCGACTACGCGCGCGACCGAGAGACGTTTGGGAAACCGATTGGTCACCGGCAGGGGGTTTCGTTTCAGCTTGCAGATCTGGCAACCGATATCGAGCAGGTACGCCAGCTCTATCGGTATGCAGCGTGGAAAATCGACAGCGGAAAGCGTGCTCGAAAGGAAGAGTCAATGGCGAAACTCCGCGGAGCACAGCTCAACAACGACGCTGCGGACGTTGCAATGCAGGTCTACGGTGGTGCTGGCTTCATGAAAGACACACCAATTGAACGCCAGTACCGATCAGCGCGAGTTCTCAGGATCTTCGAAGGAACCGACGAGATTCAGAAACGAACCATTGCACGAGAGCTCATCTGA
- a CDS encoding ABC transporter substrate-binding protein, which yields MIQGDRSGGRPTRRGVLRSGGSILAGGLLAGCTGNPFSSTSSTNASQTANDSTAPDDSGYSVTMAPMGEVSFESPPKRVFTVFPQYADMAVALGYGDSVNAVYVPEMSGTTMNHYYDQLDGVSFAWKDLADPLSDGLSKELLYNLESDVHLADPAWASTQKKWDQSDVQEIQQTLGPWFGSFYSGTHADPPKAYADRYQYYTLWELFGNVASVFQEQERYRALKQIYTDLLSTIESGLPPKEERPTAVRVTLSKDTFWTYHLNRPGYWFADTRPLGAIDAFADRDWEQLWGKIGYETMVEADPDVILHLWGVTPNYQMSDVREKLKNHPVGQQLSAVENDQVYAQGMRYQGPIMNLFQLEMTAKQLYPEQFGEWPGYVDGNPYPEIPASERLFDRKRVSDAIAGTD from the coding sequence ATGATTCAGGGAGATCGGTCTGGTGGCCGACCAACTCGTCGCGGTGTGCTGAGGAGCGGTGGTAGTATTCTCGCTGGGGGATTGCTTGCTGGATGTACGGGCAATCCTTTTTCGTCGACATCTTCGACGAACGCCTCTCAGACAGCGAACGATTCGACCGCACCGGACGATTCAGGGTATTCGGTGACGATGGCACCAATGGGTGAGGTTTCGTTCGAGTCACCCCCAAAACGAGTTTTTACAGTCTTCCCCCAGTACGCCGACATGGCGGTCGCTCTCGGATACGGTGATAGCGTGAACGCGGTGTACGTTCCGGAAATGTCTGGAACAACGATGAATCACTACTACGACCAGCTGGACGGCGTCTCGTTCGCTTGGAAAGATCTTGCGGATCCGCTCAGTGATGGTCTATCGAAGGAGCTGCTTTACAATCTCGAAAGCGATGTCCACCTTGCTGACCCAGCGTGGGCCTCAACGCAGAAGAAGTGGGACCAATCCGACGTTCAAGAAATTCAGCAGACACTCGGTCCGTGGTTTGGAAGCTTCTACAGTGGGACGCACGCTGATCCACCGAAGGCGTACGCTGATCGCTACCAGTATTACACGCTCTGGGAGCTGTTCGGGAACGTCGCCAGCGTGTTTCAAGAACAAGAACGATATCGAGCTCTCAAGCAGATCTATACGGATCTGCTCTCGACGATCGAATCGGGACTTCCGCCGAAAGAGGAGCGGCCAACAGCTGTTCGTGTGACGCTGAGTAAGGACACATTCTGGACGTACCATTTGAATCGTCCAGGCTACTGGTTCGCCGACACTCGTCCACTCGGTGCAATTGATGCGTTTGCCGACCGTGATTGGGAACAACTCTGGGGAAAGATCGGGTACGAAACGATGGTTGAAGCGGATCCTGACGTGATTCTCCATCTTTGGGGGGTGACTCCGAACTACCAAATGAGCGATGTCAGAGAAAAACTGAAAAACCATCCAGTTGGCCAGCAGCTTTCGGCCGTCGAGAACGATCAAGTGTACGCACAGGGCATGCGCTATCAAGGTCCAATTATGAATCTGTTCCAATTAGAGATGACTGCCAAGCAGCTCTATCCCGAGCAGTTCGGTGAGTGGCCCGGATACGTCGATGGAAATCCGTATCCAGAGATTCCAGCTTCGGAACGACTGTTCGACAGGAAACGCGTTTCGGATGCCATTGCCGGGACGGACTGA
- a CDS encoding MBL fold metallo-hydrolase has product MHALKLGNAEFEGRNNAYLLQHTDETTLIDTGIATAETDQQLRDHLATHGHDFSDIDTIVLTHWHPDHTGLAGTIQHESGATVYVHEADAPIVQQDETAITRLQALQRERFDEWGMPAEKRSELRKRLDGSDAIAGDPVSVETITDGEVLEVGAGEIQLRVLHAPGHSAGLCCFEFDGANDSSEAFVGDALLPVYTPNVGGADVRVDRPLERYLDTLKTISERGYSRVWPGHRDVIDNPAERAQFIIDHHRERAERVSRVLAEHGPANAWEVSAHLFGDLEGIHVMHGPGEAYAHLDHLEHHNIVVSTPDGYALRSDAKSMIDTVI; this is encoded by the coding sequence GTGCACGCACTAAAGCTGGGAAACGCCGAATTTGAGGGCCGCAACAACGCGTATCTCCTGCAACACACGGATGAGACAACACTGATTGATACGGGGATTGCAACGGCTGAGACCGACCAGCAACTTCGGGACCATCTTGCCACACATGGTCACGATTTTAGCGATATCGATACTATCGTTTTGACACACTGGCATCCAGATCACACTGGTCTCGCCGGTACGATACAGCACGAGAGCGGGGCGACTGTCTACGTTCATGAGGCCGACGCGCCGATCGTCCAACAGGATGAAACGGCGATAACGCGACTGCAAGCGTTACAACGCGAACGATTTGATGAATGGGGAATGCCCGCTGAAAAACGGAGTGAGCTCCGCAAGCGGCTTGATGGTAGTGACGCAATCGCGGGTGATCCTGTGAGCGTAGAGACCATCACAGACGGAGAGGTCCTCGAAGTTGGTGCCGGTGAAATCCAACTGCGCGTACTTCATGCGCCAGGTCACTCTGCCGGTCTGTGTTGTTTCGAATTCGATGGAGCGAACGACTCTTCGGAAGCGTTCGTCGGTGACGCACTCCTTCCTGTTTATACGCCGAACGTCGGCGGTGCGGATGTGCGCGTCGATCGGCCGCTCGAACGCTATCTCGACACACTCAAAACGATTTCAGAACGAGGATATTCGCGAGTGTGGCCCGGCCACCGCGACGTTATCGATAATCCTGCCGAACGAGCGCAGTTCATTATTGACCACCACCGAGAACGTGCCGAACGAGTCAGTCGCGTGCTCGCCGAACACGGTCCAGCGAACGCGTGGGAGGTGAGTGCCCATCTCTTCGGCGACCTCGAAGGGATCCACGTCATGCACGGACCAGGTGAAGCGTACGCCCACCTCGATCATCTGGAACACCACAATATTGTTGTGTCAACGCCCGATGGCTATGCCCTTCGTTCGGATGCCAAATCGATGATCGATACAGTGATTTGA
- a CDS encoding acyl-CoA dehydrogenase family protein, producing MKYHDSETAREVANRVQAFMDDVVLPREREALATGEQITDDEISELWEMAKERNLFAPQMPEEYGGQGLAFRDMLPSFEQVGRSLIGAISIRANAPDEGNMHTLELVGSEEQKKEWLRPLVQGEFSSGFSMTEPMQGGGSDPKMLGTTAEKDGDEWVINGHKWWTTGGKESDFLLVMARTDLDAHPYAGTSIILVPTDTDGVNIVRNISHLGGHDITEREFGHAEIKYENVRVPVENTVGEEGQGFQIAQMRLGGGRLTHCMRYSGMAERSLDIAKAYLSEREGFGEPLANKQALRHRIADAETKLHMARTGVRHAARELDQSEARIEVAMAKVFTANVTNEIIDLAVQCCGANGIGKDLPLAQFYENVRAFRIVDGADEVHRRSIARDAFEDIREEEINHVLRFDPDRRAESSADE from the coding sequence ATGAAATACCACGATTCCGAGACAGCGAGAGAAGTAGCGAATCGCGTACAGGCGTTCATGGACGATGTCGTACTCCCACGGGAACGGGAGGCACTCGCAACAGGTGAACAGATCACGGACGACGAAATCAGCGAGCTGTGGGAGATGGCAAAGGAGCGAAATCTGTTCGCTCCACAGATGCCCGAGGAGTACGGTGGTCAAGGACTAGCGTTCCGCGACATGTTGCCTTCCTTCGAGCAGGTGGGTCGTTCGCTTATTGGCGCGATTTCGATTCGTGCGAACGCACCTGATGAGGGTAATATGCACACTCTCGAACTAGTCGGCTCTGAAGAACAGAAAAAAGAGTGGCTTCGTCCCCTCGTTCAAGGTGAATTCTCGTCAGGATTCTCGATGACTGAACCGATGCAAGGAGGTGGGTCGGATCCAAAGATGCTCGGAACAACCGCCGAGAAGGACGGTGACGAGTGGGTCATCAACGGACACAAGTGGTGGACCACCGGCGGCAAAGAGTCTGATTTCTTGCTCGTGATGGCCCGAACAGACTTAGACGCTCACCCCTATGCCGGCACGTCGATCATTCTCGTCCCGACTGACACAGACGGAGTGAATATCGTTCGCAATATCTCACATCTCGGCGGACACGACATCACCGAACGAGAGTTCGGTCACGCCGAGATCAAGTACGAAAACGTTCGTGTGCCGGTCGAGAATACAGTCGGTGAGGAGGGACAAGGATTTCAGATCGCGCAAATGCGGTTGGGTGGTGGTCGGCTCACCCACTGTATGCGGTATTCCGGGATGGCTGAGCGCTCACTCGACATCGCGAAGGCGTACCTGAGTGAACGGGAGGGCTTTGGTGAACCCTTGGCCAACAAACAAGCACTTCGTCACCGGATCGCTGACGCAGAGACGAAACTGCACATGGCCCGAACAGGTGTTCGCCACGCTGCCCGTGAACTCGACCAGAGCGAAGCTCGCATCGAAGTCGCGATGGCGAAAGTGTTCACAGCGAACGTCACGAACGAAATCATCGATCTGGCGGTGCAGTGCTGTGGCGCGAATGGGATCGGGAAAGATCTCCCGTTGGCGCAGTTCTACGAGAACGTCCGCGCATTCCGCATTGTCGACGGCGCTGATGAGGTTCATCGACGCTCGATTGCTCGTGACGCCTTCGAAGATATTCGAGAAGAGGAGATCAATCACGTTCTCCGATTCGATCCCGACCGACGCGCAGAAAGTTCAGCTGACGAATAA
- a CDS encoding class I adenylate-forming enzyme family protein — MDPVPAETLMQPPHDGTVVNLLQRSAELFPDRVALEHAGETVTYREFTDRVQRIAGGLSEHGLDPNDRLGVYLPNGIDFCAILWACVHAGIVVSPLNPQYRRREIEHQLSHSDAQAVVVGPSGAEHARPVANDLGIDVIGAGLDTDTTLAGLTKRGDPTTVERGDNDILLQPYTSGTTGQPKGVLLTHKNFRVQIVNSVASYTAGPVRGDALTVLPLYHVTGLLGMMSALCTGRTMHLLRPDQWDPDLVLETIAEYDVPAFIGVATMFTDLLEAYDPERHDLTTLRRVGQGGDKLPEPVHERFEAAFDVAVSEGYGLTETTAATHAVRASTLGDRVGSVGQPIGHTRSKIIDEDGEEVSVGEKGELVLKGPQVMAGYYRDEGSTREAFTEDGYFRTGDIAYCDPDNYHYIVGREKEMILTAGYNVYPSEVERVLYDHPAINETAVFGLADERRGETIAAAVTLTEGATLTVDEIKSYVLDELAPYKHPRVVEILDTLPKTGSGKVKKTMLQKTFAEKYGRERSIDAESESHTE, encoded by the coding sequence ATGGATCCTGTCCCAGCGGAGACACTCATGCAACCGCCGCACGATGGAACTGTTGTGAACCTATTACAACGATCGGCAGAGCTGTTTCCCGATCGAGTAGCGCTCGAGCACGCTGGTGAAACTGTCACGTACCGCGAGTTCACCGATCGAGTCCAGCGCATCGCTGGCGGTCTCTCTGAGCACGGGCTTGATCCTAACGACCGACTCGGCGTCTACCTCCCAAACGGGATTGACTTTTGTGCCATTCTCTGGGCGTGTGTTCATGCAGGGATTGTCGTGAGTCCACTCAATCCGCAGTATCGACGTCGTGAGATCGAACATCAACTCAGTCATTCCGACGCACAGGCGGTCGTCGTGGGGCCCAGTGGCGCAGAACACGCTCGTCCAGTTGCAAACGATCTCGGTATCGACGTAATCGGCGCGGGACTCGATACCGACACAACACTTGCGGGACTCACAAAGCGTGGCGACCCAACGACTGTCGAACGGGGAGACAACGACATCCTCCTTCAACCCTACACATCGGGGACGACTGGTCAGCCAAAGGGAGTCTTGCTCACACACAAGAATTTCAGAGTACAGATCGTTAACAGTGTCGCAAGTTACACTGCCGGACCGGTCCGGGGAGACGCGCTGACGGTACTCCCGTTGTACCACGTCACTGGTCTGCTCGGGATGATGTCGGCGCTGTGTACTGGACGGACGATGCACTTGTTGCGACCGGATCAGTGGGACCCCGATCTCGTGCTCGAAACGATTGCTGAGTACGATGTACCGGCGTTTATCGGGGTCGCAACCATGTTTACAGATCTCCTCGAAGCGTACGATCCAGAGCGACACGATCTCACCACGCTGAGGCGAGTAGGACAAGGAGGAGATAAGCTCCCCGAGCCGGTTCACGAGCGATTTGAAGCCGCGTTCGACGTTGCCGTCTCAGAAGGATACGGATTGACAGAGACGACTGCCGCCACCCATGCAGTCCGCGCGTCGACGCTCGGTGATCGTGTAGGAAGTGTCGGCCAGCCGATCGGACACACTCGCTCGAAGATTATCGACGAGGACGGTGAGGAAGTTTCCGTCGGCGAAAAGGGCGAGCTCGTTCTCAAAGGGCCGCAGGTGATGGCGGGCTACTATCGGGACGAGGGGAGTACACGGGAAGCGTTCACGGAGGACGGATACTTCAGGACTGGTGATATCGCGTACTGCGATCCGGATAACTATCATTACATCGTTGGACGTGAGAAGGAGATGATCCTTACCGCGGGGTACAACGTCTATCCGTCAGAAGTCGAACGCGTTCTCTACGATCATCCAGCAATCAACGAGACAGCGGTGTTCGGACTGGCTGATGAACGACGCGGCGAGACCATTGCCGCTGCCGTCACGCTCACCGAGGGTGCAACGCTCACGGTTGATGAAATCAAATCGTATGTCCTCGATGAGCTCGCACCATACAAACATCCCCGCGTCGTCGAAATTCTTGATACCCTTCCAAAGACTGGATCGGGAAAGGTGAAAAAGACGATGCTTCAGAAGACGTTCGCCGAAAAGTACGGCCGGGAGCGATCGATCGATGCAGAGTCGGAGTCTCACACCGAGTAG